The following nucleotide sequence is from Apium graveolens cultivar Ventura chromosome 4, ASM990537v1, whole genome shotgun sequence.
TATGGTTTGACTCTATTCGAAAAAGTAGAATCTTGGTCTAAAATATCACAATCCAGCAATTTTAAAGTATCTTCCTAACCTTGGGTAGTCGAATATGAAACGGAACAAAtaatttagaatttttaaaatataaataaaattaaatttaaatactCGCATACTAATGATTTCACCGCTAAACTCTCATGCTACCCCGAGAACAAACCTTACAGACAAATTACGAGCCTTTGTTGACTCTTATATGAAACTTGTCTATCATCAGTGTAATTTACATGTCCACTAgggaataaaagaaaagaagaagagcaaaaaaaaaagaaaaaagaagaagaaagtCTTATAATGTGAGTTGTTGTTAGAGCTGTGACTAGGAAAACCACCACAATCTTTACTTGCTCCTTGCACTCTAATTCATGACGACCCTAATGACATCAATTATTTAAAACTCAAATTTTCATAACCAAGAACTTTCTTTTTTTAACACACAGTTTGACACTTTGACTCCTAACATTAAAAAAAACACTTGAATCTTTGGTATAATAGTTGATTAAATCGAAGTCCTGCATTTGACACAAATGAGGCTGACAATACTACTCAAATGAGGAGCCTGTACCAATACTTTCTTTTACTTCCCTTGGAGGCGCAGTGTATATGCCTGCAGAGATACAAGGACCTTTTTCAACCTCTCCTTTGATTCAGCATGAATAAGGTTTCCATCGACATCAAACTTGGCAGGAGGTTCAAACGCGTTCAAGTAAAACTCCGGCTTGTTAATAAAGTGAAGGTCAATAAAGACTCCTATTTGACGGAGATGATACTGTGAGCGTCCCCCACCCCAACCTCCTCCAGCACTAACAACTGCAGCAGCCTTATCAGCCCAAACATTTGGTGGTCTTGATGCCCAATCTATAGCGTTCTTCAAAGGTGCTAAACAATAGATTACACAATGGGAAATATATTAATCTAATTTAACAGACACCAGCATCTAATTTGTTGTTTTGTTACTTAGAAATATATGAGTTCTAATTTCTATATGCATATTAATCATGTGAGAAAACAAGTAATATTCAATGCAAGCAATTATATCATACAAGGTTTGGGCATATGGCGTCTGTCAGTTGAGAATGACTTTTATGGTGATCAAAATTTTGGAGAAGGGAGTCATAGCCGTACATGCAGCCGACAAATGATCTCTACATTTCACAGACATTTGCAGTAACTTAAAAAGGGAGACATAATAATGTGACACATACAAATTAGATATATATCCTTTCTCTCATCATACCTCAACAGTTGAATAAAACTCACTCCAAGTATTTGATGCAGACAATCCTTAAGTATGATTAAGGAACATACTATTGAAATTTTTTTATATCCACAGCTATATAGATATCAGAGGAAATTAAAAATATTCAATTTGAAGGTAAAATATCCTAACTCTGTTATAATAACAAAGGCAGACAAACTAAACAGGTgcataaaataaaaaatttctcCCATTGGTACTCATGGAGTTTGTTTTTGGGTAACGGTGGTGCTACTCAAGGCCCCCATAGCAATCAAAAGTTCAGAGCACTTTGACAGCCACAATATTGGTTACTCATGTTTGGGATTAGTTTTTTGTTGTTACAAATTTTAAAGCTATCTGTTAACCATTGAACACAGCTTATAGTAGGAAACTTCAAGAACTGGGTCAATCACAAGACATAAAATTGTATGAAGGAAACTTCAAGAACTGGGTCAATCACAAGACATAAAATTGTATGAGATCTCCCTTTAATTTAAGTTGATCTGAATTTTCACTATTCTTCTTATGCAACCCTATTCGCATTTGTTTCTCATCATGAGATGTCTAGTATTCTCACAATCCCCGCATACTACATTTAAGGATCGCTGTATTGACATGATAAATGTACACTGATATGGTATTCAAGTAATTATTTATTAGTTCATTCTACCTCAAAAAATTCATGAGGCTTGAAGTTCCCAAGTATTTGACACCGTCTTAACCAACAGAACAGATGCAACAATACTATTAGCCTACCCAACTCAAGAATTATCTTCAGATTGTTACACTGTGTAGTTGCTTTAATTCATAGTAACTATCAGTGTACACAGAGACGGAGACAGAAATTCATAGTGGAGGAAAAAGTGTTACCATAAAAAGCCGAGCAATTGGTGGTGATAGATAAAAGATAgtcaaataattaaatataacaTTTAGGGGTGGTTGAACCCAAGTAAACAGAAAAAAAAAAAGCACTTCAACAGGCACTAGCTTCTCTGTGTATTGTTAAAGGATTATATAATAGAATGAGTTCTGTTACATAACCGGCAGTCACACCATGGGATTGGTAAAATATATGTGCAAAATATACACCAATCCTAAGAATGGTTGGGGATACTACTTCTGCTAAACCAAAAACTATTGAAATGTGTGTAAAATATACACTATCCTCACAATTATTGGCGGAAAATACCCCTATTGCCCCCCCCCCCCCAAATCCGTCCCTGGAGTACATATTGTATTATGGTATAGATTGTAATACACCACTGAAGGCATGTTTTATAATCATCAGGGACTTTTTTTAATACTTTTAATAGTCTATGGTACCTAATATTATCATGATTATTAAAGTAAATCAAAGCATCAAACATCATCACATTTCGGAAAGTTTTCCAGCTTCATCATAGTTTGATAGGTTTGCAACTATCTTTTTCAAATTTTCGAAGTAGTTGATCTGAAGATCAATAATACGATGACTGTGGAAGTATCTGAATAATACCACAAATTTTAGATATACAAGGGAATAACTTTCATGAAGGTAGACTTTAAGTTGCCTCAACTTGATATATCATGTATTAGCAAAAAAAGAACCAAACTCATAGTCATACCATTAAACTCCGAGAAACACTTAAGATGAACAACATAGCAAATATTACGGTAAAACTATTGTAGGAGAGGTAAGACTACCAGTGACTGAAAAATTGTATTCAGGTGAAGCAAAGAGGTAGCAATCAGCTTCGGCAATCTTTTTGCGGAAGGCCTCCACAGCCACAGGGAATGATCCATTGACCTCAAGATCAGTGTTGAGCATTGGCAGAGGTGAAATATCCACATATTCCACATTGACACCATTATTCAACTCCTTGGATATATCAATCACtacatcaaaaacacaaacacCAATTTTCCAAACTTCATTTCACAAACACAAAATCATAAAGCAAAGCCAAAAAAGAATCATAAAAATTTGTCGAAATCTTAGCAAGAAACAATGTTCTAGCAAAGAATCCCCAAATTATCTTGAACAAGGTCAAACCTTTGTAATTGCAAATTAGGGCAATCCATTATACATACATAAACTATAGTATTGCAAattataaatcaatataaaacCAAAATCAAGAGTGAGCCATATCAAATAAAAAGTAAAAGTTTACAACTTTAATCAAGAAATTGAATCAAAAAATACCTGAACGGATAAGACCAAGATTGAAGGAAGCTTTGCGGATAGAACCAGAAATGGCAACAACTTTGATAACTGGGCTAGCTGCTATGGCCTCCATTTTGTCTGCTTTGCTTTACCTATTTAATATTTGCCCTGCAACTTCCACGATATGAatcacatatatatacacacacaaataGAGTGAGTAATCAATGTATACATGCATTCGCCCTTTTTTTTTTAATTGGAAGTATAGTGAGTGGGATTGTGGGCCCACTCAGGTTCATTCACCTCCAATTTTTCGTTGGTTATTGCCAAATTTTCTCATGATTTACTttataataatagtaataatgtcgtttctaaaaaataaataaatattttgagcACTGATATATTTACTGTAGCTACTTCAATGAAACccaattttataataaaaattagaaaccaaattattttttttaaattacttCGAAACATAACATATATGATATACAAATCGATCGCTGAGAGgtggagaaaaatacagtgaagtcggatttcaAAAAAAAACTTACCGTTTGACGGGAAAAGTCAAATTAAATATGGAGGGAAAAAACTGAAAATTGTGTGCAAATTAGTTGAGTGTGGTGCTTTTAGGGCATCTCCAGAGCCTTTAGCTAAAAACTCAGTtgaaatatcaaaataaaatatatagcCAATCTCTTCAAAAATTCACACTCCAACCAtactagagatgcacaaaaggcccaccgggccgggctttgaccgggccttaaaaagcccgggctttgaccgggccgggcttttcgggctttgactttgGCCGGCCCGGCCCGGCCTTCCGAAAATATCAGAGCTCGGTTTGGGCCCTTGAGGCGGGCCTAACCGTGCTTTTTTCGGGCCGGATCAGATCGGGCCGGGCTTTTTCTAATTTATATTGGATTGAGTTTTATTACAGATTCCGAAGActacatatgttagcaactagatcatcgtaaaaatgtattagtttacatggaatattttatgaacacattacttcgttgaaaatatttaaattcggtaaaaaataaacatgtgtgttaaatatatgatcctattggggccttcctctaacaccttaaggttttagatgagctggttactcaacatggtatcagagtttAGGCTGACGGGAGAACTAAGGTTCGATTCCCAGCCACCCCCAATATTCTCACAATTTAATGTGGACACTAAATGCAATTAATGCCCCAAAGATGGGCACCGgtgttccactcttcgacccataaatgggctttcgagtgaggggggtgttaaatatatgatcctattggggccttcctctaacaccttaaggttttagatgagctggttactcaacaatgtgtatagaataatatgttttatcattattatccaaatatatataatgtgtttactatatcttctttcattatttatgcaatgaagtatataaataatattattaatcacaaatatgtaaatatatatgtgtttaaagtattatttatatttatagtaaatgtgaattcataaatatataagaaaatatattagaataatcagattttaaccgggctttttcgggcttttaatcgggccgggccgggccgaagcccgggcttttaaccgggccgggccgggctttgcctaaaaatatagggtcCGTCAAGGCCCTAAGCCCGGGCCGGGACCGGGCCGGCTTTGACCAGGCCGGGACCGGGCAGGCTTTGACCAGGCCGGGCTTGACCGggctttgaccggatcgggccgggctagattttcgggcccgggctttttgtgcatctctaaaCCATACACACCCCTTTTCTATAATTATAGTCAACCTCCTATGGATGGTTATATTTGTCGATCCACTATAGGCCTGTAATAAATATGCAGGAAGATTACACATCAGTTATTATAAATCTATTTATAACAATCTAAAATATTAATAACATACTATTTTTAAATTAAACCCAACCAATATAGTCAATATCATCGAAGTAAAATATCTTACAGGTTCGGCAAATTTTACATAATGTCTTACAAGTCCAATTTAGCCAACCATTATAACCAACCTGATTGGAGACGCTCCCAATGCTACAAAACTCTTAAGTAAATAATCTAGCTGACATCTAGGTGTCAAGTATGTGGCATATTTAGataatatgtaaaaaaaattatactcCAACCATGTATCCCCTTAGCAAAAATTATAGACAATCATTTTTAGTTGGCTATATTTGGCCAACCAAGAAAACCTTTAGCTATAATTTTACATAATCATAATATAGATAATACCATTGAAGTGTATATCAAACCCCTTAGCTAAAATTTTACAAAATGGCGATAGCCAACCATTATAGCCAACCATTTTGTATTTTaccattggagatgctcttaaGGGGACCATTAGATTATATTGGTCTAATGGTttagattagtttctagtttctattttaagTTTAGTTTGTATTCGCATGGCTTATTTTAATTCGTGCTTCTGTTAATTCATGtgcgcatatatatatatatatatatatatatatatatatatatatagtgtcaCGTATAATTATTATTAGGAAAATTACCAATCatatattatacacataatctTTAAGAGCGATTTTGAGAGTCAATTCGGGATAAGTGGAATTTTTCatataatttttttgatatgATTGCTAAAAAAATCACATGTATTTTTTCCCGTAAAAAAATTACATGTAATTTTTAGATTGAAATTTTAACAAGAGCATAATTTAGTTAAATATATTGGATAAAACATAAATATGTGATATATCTATATTTTTTAGTGGGAAAGCAGTTTATCAATCGCATTATGATTCTACTATATAGCTTATAAGTGGTGAAGAAATTGAGTGGGTCTTAAGGAAGATGGGTAAACGTAAAGTCACAGGCCCAGATAAAATACCCATAAAGGTATGTTGGTGTTTAGGTAAATGAGGGTGATCGGTGGTTGACATAATTATTCAATCTTATTTTCGGACTGGTAAGATATCAAATGAATGGAGGCTTATATGGTTATTCCAATTTATAAGAAGAAGCGTGATGCTCAGTATTGTAGTAACTATCGTGGTATTAAACTTTTAAGTCATATAATGAAATTATGGTAGGTAGTGTTTGAAATTAGGCTTAGAAGACATGTTGCACTGTCTGAAAATTAATTTGGTTTCATGCCTGATAGATCGATAACAAAGACGATTCATCTTCTTAGGCAATTAATAGAGAGATTTAGGGAACGTAGCAGGGATGTGTATATGGTGTTTATAGATTTAGAAAACGTTTATGATAGTGTTCCGGGCAATGTAATTTGGACAAGTTTGGAGAGGAGAGGCATGTCCTGAATATATGTGAGAGCAATTCAAGAGATGTATTCTCAAGTGATGACTTGCGTTAGGAATCATGTTGGTGATACTCAATATTTTTCGGTGAATATAGCACTTCGCGAAGGATCTTCATTAAGTCTATTTTTATTCACAATAATTATAGATGTACTCACTAGAGAAATCCAGGACGATGTACCATGGTGTATGCTTTTTGCTATTAACATAGTTATTATTAAAGAGATAAGGTCAATGCTTAAAGAGAAGTTAGAACAATAGAGAGTTACATCGGAGACTTCGGACTTGCAGGTTAGTCGTTCAAAAACTGAATACTTTTTTTGTTATTTTAGTAATGAACTAGATGAAAAGGAGGTTGATGTAAGAATTGGGCAAAATATATTAGTTTCGAAGGAAAATTTCAAGTATTTGGTAACTATGATTCATAAAGATGGTAAGTTCGATCCTGATGTTACTCCTCGTATTTAATCAGGATGGTTAAAATGGAGGGCTGTCTCAGGAGTATTGTGTGATGAAAAGGTCCCTTTAAAAGTTAAAATGAAGATTTTATCGAGTAGCGATTAGACCGACTTTGTTGTATGGGGATGAGTGTTGGGCGGTGAAGAAGGCACAAGGGTTACGACTAGAGGTAGCGGAAATTAGGATGTTGCGTTATATTTGTGCTCGTATCATGTTAGATAAATTGCCGATTGGCTTTTCAGAAGGCAATTACAAGT
It contains:
- the LOC141720768 gene encoding NADPH:quinone oxidoreductase, whose amino-acid sequence is MEAIAASPVIKVVAISGSIRKASFNLGLIRSVIDISKELNNGVNVEYVDISPLPMLNTDLEVNGSFPVAVEAFRKKIAEADCYLFASPEYNFSVTAPLKNAIDWASRPPNVWADKAAAVVSAGGGWGGGRSQYHLRQIGVFIDLHFINKPEFYLNAFEPPAKFDVDGNLIHAESKERLKKVLVSLQAYTLRLQGK